One genomic window of Marinobacter adhaerens HP15 includes the following:
- a CDS encoding putative bifunctional diguanylate cyclase/phosphodiesterase, with protein MQALQQQDFRALVDNHPKAIMLATREPRILYVNEKFRSVTGYRSDEVLGQPPSVLSSGFHSREFYQSMWRAIGHKGRWEGLVWNRRKNGETYPQWLMIYPVEHENHRFYAGVFMDVGDMTADDERLASLAYYDPLTELPNRALFQEFLKARVSQRVKDGQAFAVLYIDLDFFKSVNDLHGHDCGDRVLQQAALCIQSVLRRGDVVARLSGDEFAAIIELRNDDDLESVCQRMVQSFRAPVIVDHREYFLSSSVGAAVYPDHGSQASELLQNADRAMYAAKLAGRACFRIYDAIDTEQGRQAELLSEALIVSLKTAPEEFTVVYQPQYHLDTGKMAGLEALLRWTHPEFGAVSPADFVPIAEQRGHIHELTEHLVRCIESDLSEFPASFLRGLRLALNISARQITDSRLEALLNPLFERIRAVGWRPEIEITETHLMNLSRQCLDRLAEFCEQGVVVAIDDFGTGYSSLAYLHTLPVQVLKIDRQFTQRLGGESRDSRIVSAILAIADALELEVVAEGIENAEQHAKLRELKCQRGQGYLMARPAPWRVWSANLIDHSQEKSK; from the coding sequence ATGCAGGCATTACAACAACAAGATTTCAGGGCTCTCGTCGACAACCACCCAAAAGCCATCATGCTGGCAACCAGGGAGCCAAGGATTCTTTACGTGAACGAGAAATTCCGTTCAGTCACCGGCTACCGGTCGGACGAGGTGCTTGGCCAACCCCCTTCTGTGCTCAGCTCGGGATTTCACTCCCGCGAGTTCTATCAATCCATGTGGAGGGCCATTGGTCATAAGGGGCGCTGGGAGGGACTGGTCTGGAATCGGCGCAAGAACGGCGAGACCTATCCACAGTGGTTGATGATCTATCCGGTTGAGCATGAAAACCATCGGTTTTACGCCGGCGTTTTCATGGATGTCGGTGATATGACGGCTGACGATGAGCGCCTCGCCTCGCTGGCCTATTACGACCCGTTGACCGAGCTGCCCAATCGCGCGCTGTTTCAGGAGTTCCTCAAGGCGCGTGTCTCACAGAGGGTAAAGGACGGTCAGGCGTTTGCGGTGCTCTATATCGACCTGGATTTCTTCAAGTCCGTAAACGATTTGCATGGACATGATTGTGGTGACCGGGTTTTGCAGCAGGCAGCTCTATGTATCCAGAGTGTGCTGCGCCGCGGGGATGTCGTGGCCCGCCTGTCGGGTGACGAATTCGCCGCTATTATCGAGCTGCGGAATGATGATGACCTTGAGAGCGTGTGTCAGCGGATGGTTCAGAGCTTCAGGGCGCCAGTGATTGTCGATCATCGCGAGTATTTTTTGTCGTCATCTGTTGGCGCCGCCGTCTATCCGGACCATGGCAGTCAGGCATCCGAGCTTCTGCAGAACGCGGATCGGGCCATGTACGCAGCAAAGCTTGCGGGGCGGGCCTGTTTCCGGATTTACGATGCGATCGACACCGAACAGGGTCGGCAGGCCGAGCTGCTATCCGAGGCGTTAATTGTTTCACTGAAAACGGCACCGGAGGAGTTCACGGTTGTTTACCAGCCACAGTACCACCTCGATACCGGCAAGATGGCCGGGCTGGAGGCACTTCTACGCTGGACCCACCCCGAATTCGGTGCCGTGTCACCCGCTGATTTTGTGCCGATCGCCGAACAACGAGGCCATATCCACGAGCTCACAGAGCATTTGGTCCGTTGCATTGAGTCGGATCTCTCCGAATTCCCCGCCTCATTTCTCCGTGGTCTGCGGCTTGCTCTCAATATTTCGGCCCGGCAGATCACGGATTCCCGTCTTGAAGCCCTCTTGAACCCACTGTTCGAGAGAATTCGAGCAGTGGGGTGGCGCCCTGAAATCGAGATTACCGAAACCCATTTGATGAATCTTTCACGTCAATGTCTCGACAGACTGGCGGAATTCTGTGAGCAGGGGGTTGTCGTCGCAATTGATGATTTTGGCACAGGATACTCTTCGCTTGCCTACCTTCACACGTTGCCAGTTCAGGTGCTGAAAATTGATCGTCAGTTTACTCAAAGATTGGGTGGGGAATCGCGAGATTCACGCATCGTCTCCGCGATTTTGGCAATTGCCGATGCCCTTGAACTGGAGGTGGTTGCTGAGGGAATCGAGAACGCCGAGCAGCACGCAAAACTGAGAGAATTGAAATGCCAGAGAGGACAGGGATATTTGATGGCGCGGCCGGCTCCCTGGAGAGTATGGAGCGCCAATCTGATTGACCACAGTCAAGAGAAGAGCAAATAA